CCACAACCTCAgccacctcacctcctccctcacacacacacgcaccaccaGCCACTTCCCCACCATCACCAAGCAGACCGGCCCCGGCGCCACCGGGTGACAAGATTGCAGAATGTTTGTGAATTTCCGCCGGATACGAAAATGCCAGTGTGTGCAGCTGATGACCACCTGCCTGGTGCTATCAGTGGTGATGGTTTGCTGGGAGTCGCTGGACAACAACGTCGTCAGCCACATCAAGTCCTACTCGTTCCGTTACCTTGTCAACCGCTTCACCTACATCAACAAGAGCCTCACCATCCCACGTGAGCAAGCCAGAAGCTTCAGCAACTTCCGCTACCTGCTGGACCACTCGGATAAGTGCGCCGGCCaagacgtcctcctcctcctctttgtcaaAACATCCCCGGAGAACATCGAGAGGCGAAGTGCCATCAGATCCACCTGGGGCAATGAGACCTACATCCGAAACGCCCTGGGAGTGACAGTCAAGGTGGTGTTCGCCTTAGGAACACCTCCAGCCACGGTTGACGTTCAGGAGCTGCTCATCCACGAGGACCGCCTCAGTGGCGACTTGATCCAGCAAGACTTTTTAGACTCCTTCCACAACCTGACCCTGAAGCTGATCCTGCAGTTCCACTGGACGCACATCCGCTGTGCGCACGCTCGCTTCCTCATGACGGCGGACGACGACATCTTCGTCCACATGCCCAACCTGGTGAGCTACCTGCAGGACATGAGCAGCAGAGGCGTCACGGACTTTTGGGTTGGCCGGGTGCACAGAGGGGCGCCGCCGATCCGCAGCAAAGACAGCAAGTACTACGTGCCCTTTGAGATGTACCAGTGGCCGTCGTACCCCGACTACACAGCTGGGGCCGGGTATGTTGTCTCCAGGGACGTAGCGGACAAAATCTACCAAGCCACGCTGACCCTGAACGCCTCTCTCTACATAGACGATGTGTTCATGGGCATCTGCGCCAATGCTGTTGGTGTGTCTCCGCAGGAGCACATCTATTTCTCAGGTGAGGGCAAAGCGCCCTACCACATTTGTATCTATGACCGGATGATGACCTCACACGGTCACGTGGAGGATATCTATGACCTGTGGACGGCAGCGACCCACCCGCAGGTGAAGCAGGAGACTTCTGGACTTATTGGGAGGCTGTACTGCACAGCTGTGAAAGTGTCTCTCCTTTGTAAGCCATACTATTTTAACACCTACCCTTGCAAAGCAGCCTTTTTGTAATCGTGcgtcagtgtatgtgtgtgcgtccgtgtgtgacagagagagagcgagcgtgTCATGGGTCAAGATTATTGGAGGATCATTAATGCAAGTATTACCTCTCTCCTTTCAGAGATAATAGACACCGATGTCAACAGGAGCGTGTCCTGTGTTTGCAGAGGCAAAAGAGATCAGGTTCATGAAGTCACTGACGTTATGgtttaataatgtaataaagcTGGCTTTGCATTGATAGTAGAATGTGGTAAAATAGTTTGTAGAATGTGGTAAAATAGTTTATAAACATACATGTCTAAACTTACATGTCGTCCCAACTCAAACCACCTGTTctcacacatttttattttccatcccTCCTGATCTTGGACTTTATTTCTGCTGCTGTGACACACATATCGGTTGCAAAACATGGTAATactaaaaaaaaaggatgtgcaACAAAGCGACGGCTCTTAATTGaacattttttgtaatttgttttgtgaaagggcttcttttttttattcaataaaaTCTCCAACGTGAAAGTCcaactgttttattattagtcttagtagtagtatcaATAATGTGACATATATTAGGAAACACTGGAAGGGGTGACTGCTCCACATCAAAGGGACCAGTAGCAGTACCTCAGTACCAGTACCTCAGCATGTCATGACAACAATGTCATGTCTTTGGGTGAATCATGGACCCACAATGCAGTTTGCATACAGTATGAAGCAAAGCTCTGAAACCATGTGAGTGAGATCACTGAACAAATCAATGTGTTTGCCCCTCGTTGCCACGGCAGCAGGGAgcggggaggggagaggagctACACGAGATTCATTAGAGTGCAAATGCAAACATTCTGAATGAAAGCCCTCCACCGTTTACTATCCAAACACGAGTGAAGGAATGGACCAGAGCGTACTGCTCACATTTCGATTTGTTTCTCCCTATCTGACATGTGATACGTCGAGCCAAGAATACCCCCCGGGCCAGAAGGTCCTGAGCGTGGCATCTGGTACACTGCTAACAATAATAACTGAGGCTGCTCATGTGTCACTGTTCAACAGACACCAGATACATGTCAAAGGAGAAAAGCTCAAACGGTGGTCATTTTTCAGTTGTGTGACTGACCATTATGATTAAATCAGGTCGAGGTAAATATCTAACCTGAGCTGTCAGACAGATTAAGATGTTCACACTTGTGCATCACCAAATGGTTGATTTGCAATGTTCATGCCTTTAAAGTATTGTATATCCACTGATGCTGCAGCAATAGCCAGGTTTCATCTCTGAGAATGTTGATTCATTCTTTTTACCAAATCTCATCTCAGTAAATTCCAATTTTCTTTAGATATCACTATGTAAGTACCAGAGTGTCCATCACTTCCACCTCGGGCTACTATGAATTGTCAAAATTGTGAAATATGACGTTGCCCGGATCAGTTGTTCCCCTAAGAGCCGCTCTGTTTCCAAGGCAACGCATAAAGAAGAAGCATTCACACAAAGGATTTAAACAGACCTGAAAACACAACCAGCTGTTTGCTCAACTGACTGAGGGTTTGTATTAAAGCCACAGACAGATGATGAATATgcaatttatttaaatgagtcAAATCTGGTGTCATGTACAATACGTGAGCTGTTTAGTATCATTTCCCTCGGAGATAACAACTGGTTGGTTATTATTAGAGCGTAATCATTACGGCGAACTGGCCCACGAGGAGTCATCGAAACAATGTAAAAAAGCATATTTGCTTTCCTGCCCATGAGAATAAGCAATACAGCAATACGTGAGAACAGCTCgtatttgttcttcttgtcCAAATGTTCTTTGTCAGTAGTCAAGACTTGTGCTGGTGAAAAACTTCACACAGTAGATGGGAAAACAACGTAGGATAATGTTTCTTAAAATATTATGGGatttattgaagaaaaaaaacgtacaaaaacaaatgtcatagTATAATATGTTATTAAAACTGTcttaatgttattttttttaaatagtttttgttgtttcctGTTGTCTAGTTTGAGGTAATGTGTAACTtatttaaacttaaaataaaatggttgaaaaataataataataataataaaatgtcataaaaaggtCATAGCATAATATATCACAAAACATTCAAAGTATTATATCATATAGAAATGCCAGACAATAGTATAAAAAGGTCataatatagtatattataatatgtttatataattATGTTGTCTTTGCTTCCCAGAAGATTTCAGAATTCCGTATCAAATCTTAGGACAAAGGATTTTCTTCAAGTCGTCCCACGTCCGCTACTGTAGAACTCAGGGGTCTTATTAACACAGGGGTGGCTCTCTAATTATGATGCTACATTTAAAATTCATCAAATCGTTcacattttgggggttttctgTTCAATGCACCCTCCTTCAATCTGTCCAAAACCACGGGAGGagtccttgtctcctcctccctcatcccctCTGAGTGGGGCTCTGGACTCCAAATCCTTTCCCCGCTTGCGTCTGAAATATAGAATACCGTGAGCTTGTCTTTTAGATCTTTATTGTCTGCACACAGAAGGGTTCAATCGTCATACAGAGTACAATTCCTTCTGCCGGGAGGGCGTGAACAAAGGTGGGGTATAGGATGAGACCTGACGGGACCTGCAGAACCTCTTATCAAACCATAAAGGTTATTTACGATCTGGTTATTTATGGTCTTGTTGAGTAAGGCCGACAAAAAGATATGAACCAGTCACCAATGCTGCGTTTCCTTAATGGTGGGCGGTGGGAACAGAGACTGGGCCGCGGCTCCAACCAGAGACATCCAACGCGTTTGAAACAGGGATCAAGCTTTCAGGATATCTGGCAACGACGACAGAGAAGAGGCGAGTCGAGGAGCCAGCATTcgatttaaaatgtattcaattatttgttgacattttttgaATGGCATACTATAATATGAGTGTTTGGGGTTTTTAAGGCATTGTGTTTTCACTCCATTCGCCGAACCTCTCATCGTGTTCAGGGAGGCGTGGAGCCGATCCCCGCTTACAGCCTCCAATTAGCCCGCATGCCTTTGGACTTAGAATTTGGTTATACTTTGTCTTGATATTGGTTATGACATCAAATGTGTTCTTACATTGAGTTCGATAGGGAATTTGTGAAAGCAAATTATACTTTAAGACAGTAATTTGTCAAAGACAAACTTTTTCATAACATTTTGACACAACCGATTTCTCaccatatgtatttatatgacAAATTATATTCTGGGTTATGGTTTTACTCTGCCAGCAGGTGGTGTTCAGCAACCAATAGTCCATAACTGCCCAGTGATTTACCTTTATTCATTTTAGATTGTGACAATGCAAATCGCACACATGGCAAGGGCACGAGCTTcgttttcacatttttaaagctGTACCTCAGATCCTGAAATTGTTTCAAGGTGTGATACACGAGaaagtcaaataaaagacaATGTTTGCTTTCATGATTGTTCACCAAATCATGGTCTATTGGCAATTATCTATATGTAACTATTGGTTAAGGGTCAGTTTCCAGGTTCCCATTGCTGTAAACGCAATGTTTATGCCCATTTTAGATAAACTGAAAAATATCCACGTAGCATTTTGTATACTGGAAAacaatttacattatttttgtcaACAAAATGGCAGTTTAgctttcttttgtctgaaactagttttaaaacataattttagGGTAAAGTGAAGTACAAAAGGAAAATTGCTTTTCCATACCATCATTTAATGACCTGCTGGATGATGCAATATCAGTTTAATTAAAGTGCCCTTTCCCCTCAGATTATACACtttagtaaacaaaacaagGGTTGTCACAGcaattttaatttattaagaCATACAATTCATGGAGGTGGGAAGAAGCAGGAAATCCCAAAAGTACCAGGAAGTGTTAGCAAAGGTAAAATCTTATGCGCAAAAAGCAGCTAACTAGTTATGAATTCTGAAAGAACAAGTgggattaaaaacatttaaaattaacatccacaaataataaaaaagtgaaaCTACAGTAAAACATAAGTGCCTCTATAAAGCTTTCCCACAATACACCACACATATGTTAGCATAGAATAATTTGCAGACTTTATACAGCACTTATACCTTTTAGTCCACAAGTAAATTACTAAACGGTGGAGAACATCTAATACACACATCTTAATTGAACATGGAAAGAAATACCTGATAAGAACCTTTAAGTTTTCAGACCCCATGACTGCGTAGCGCTAAACAGCCACCTGTCGAAGGTTAGAATCCACAACTGTCCGAGGGGAACCACCGTAGAAGTCACCTCCCTTAACACATACCAAAACTCAGATCCAAGGTTTAGCATTGAGAAGTTTTCCTCCCTCGAATATAATAAGCACAATGCAAGTGGACGATCGCTATCACCgcggtaaaaaaagaaaaaagaaaagagaataatCTCAGGGCTCAAATCAGGTCAGCCACATTCATGGGCATCTCCTCCACGGTAGTATTGTAAAACGTCTCGATATCCCGAAGAATCCTCTTGTCGTCCTCAGTGACAAAGTTGATCGCAACTCCTTTTCTGCCAAAGCGGCCACCACGGCCAATTCTGTAGAGTAAAGATGAGCCACCGTAAACTCACGGGAGACTGAGGCGTACTGACTGTTGCAATATGTAATGCCACTTACCTATGAATGTAGTTCTCTCGGTTTGTAGGAAGGTCATAGTTAATGACCAAGGAAACCTGCTGGACATCAATTCCTCGAGCCTAAAGGGGAAAAAGAATaaattaattaacttttttttaaaagttcaaTTCTAAGACTGTATTCGGCTTGCGTTTGTCGCTCGTATACTAGTTACAGAATCCTACAGAAGAGGAACCCATTGTGGAGATAGAGCACTAATAATCTTCCCAGAGTTTTGATTGCTTGGCCACTGTAGGACTGTTGCACTTAAAAACATTTGGGACATTTCTTATAACCCCACCCCCAAACATAAATGTGTCATACTAACCAGAAGATCAGTAGTGATCAACACTCTGCTTGAGCCAGACCTGAACTCCCTCATAATCACATCGCGCTCCTTCTGCTCCATATCACCATGCTGTAAAGAGGTTAGTTAGAAAAACGTACAGCATTAATACCAATAAAGGAAAATGGCATTGATCAAAAAGCAATGTTGAAGAACCAAGCAGGCAGAGAACAAGTCCTACCAGAGCAGAGACGGTGAAGTCTCTAGCGTGCATCTTCTCAGTCAACCAGTCAACTTTTCTCCTGGTGTTGAGGAAAATGACCGCCTGGGTGATTGTCAGCGTTTCATACAGATCACACAGGGTGTCCAGCTTCCATTCCTGGAGATGTCAATGAAAAACAGTAATAGATTGTCAGCAGTCATGTAATAATGGAAGCCTACTTATCATTTCATTTATACTTAATTGGCAGCTAATGTGTAACACAGGATATTGAGCCGACGGacactggacattaaggtcCCCCCATAGCCTCATTTCAAACACTGTGCCTTCAATCTCCTTCCCTGGTGTACCCATGCTTACACGGCCACATGAGCTAAACCCGTAAGGCTTGGCTCCTGCAGTTTTAGCAGGGTGCTTTAGTGAGAAGGGACATTTGATATTCATAACTAGGCAGCTTGCAGAAATGTTAGACTACAGTGTTACATGGCGTTTCGATAAACGTACCTCTCGCTCCACATTTATGTAGAATTGCTTGATGCCCTCGAGGGTGAGCTCCTCTTTCTTCACCAAAATGCGAATGGGTTCTCGCATGAACTTCTTGGTCACCTCCAACACCTCTGCCGGCATGGTGGCAGAGAGCAGCACCAcctgtataaaaaaaaaggcatgccGTGTTACCATAGATCCAAAAAGTAAATTGTTCAGCATAGTCAAAAGTAAACGGTCAAATTCAGACTCAAGTTGTGTCACTGCACCTTGAGACAGAGGCCAATGAACATTAAGAAAGAGGTTCGACCACATCCCATTTTCAGTACAGTGAGTTTTGATCTCCTTCCACGCAATACTCTGCTAGCATTATTGCATGAAACAAAAATTTGAGTCACACAATTATAGCAGACTTCGTTTTATGCAGAAGGGTtccacatttaacatttaaacagaGAGTGTTGTACTTTTGTCCAAAAGTCTTACTTGAATGTTTGTGCTCTGCTTCTGGAAGATCTCATAGATTTGATCTTTAAAGCCTCGACTCAACAtctcatcagcttcatccagAACAAACATCTTGATAAATTTGGCAGCTGCACAGAAACAAGGCATTAAGTCAAGCTTGTACTTGTGAAATTAAGCAACCGTTTGAGTGATTCTGTTGACAGGAATACTTACACAAGTGTCCCCTGTTAAGCATGTCGAACACTCGTCCTGGTGTGCCGACCACTATGTGAGGGGCCTCAGCCTGGAGTTTCTGTATTTCAGTGCGGAGATCTGTCCCACCGATGCAGGCATGGCAGGCTGCCCCCATGTAGTCACCCAGAGCCAGAATGACCTTCTGAATCTAATGAGTGGGAAGGAGAGCAAAACACAACTTCAGGATACTGGGCAACACAGATGGCATAACATTCCCACAGTGTGTGGAATAACTGTTGAAAGTGATCAGTAAAATATGAGAAATATCTCCATTGTAAGAGTCAGTCCCGAAAGATGGTATGCCATCATATCACTCAAGTTTTCCACAACAGGTACAATATTTCAACCACAAATTCAAACAAAGCCAGATCTTAGACCAATGCAGCCATGGACAGAGACTACACCAATCTATAAGAGTTTAAGTGTTCATAATTTATCGTTTTGAAAAAAATGGTACCTTCGTGATTGAATTAGTGTCCTCAATATGCTGTCTAGGTCTGAGATACTGTggaggtcactgtgacctcagaAACAGCATACCTGCTGAGCCAGCTCTCTGGTGGGAGCAAGCACCAGAGCCTGAGTCTCCTTCATCTCTAAGTCCAGTTGCTGCAAGATAGAGATAGCAAACGTGGCCGTCTTGCCAGTGCCCGACTGGGCCTGGGCAATGACATCATAGCCTAATGACAAGGGGACAAATATTATTTACAGTAAGAGATATCATCCAACTCAATATTTTAACAGTGCGTTCATGCATCTATACAAGAAACATGACAATATATCACGTTTCATTGCTTCCCTGCAGTAAACAAGCTTTTATAACAGTATTGAGTGATCAGTAAGAAAATATGGTATCCCCATGATTGGGTAAGTCCCGAAAGATGGTAAAGCATCACTTCACTCAAATTAACCATCAGTTAACTTATCAgtgaaatatgtttatgtaCCTTTGATGCAAGGTATGATAGCCCTTTGCTGAATAGCAGATGGCTTTTCAAAACCATAAGCATATATTCCCCTCAGAAGAGTCTCCTTCAGGCTCATATCATCAAAGTTGTCCGTAATCTCATTCCAGTTGCTctaaagggaagaaaaaaagattgtgtaAGCTCACCAATTTCATGCCGAATGTATATTTTCAGCTGTGAAATGATTAGTGCAATGTCGTCATGCACTTACCTCAATGATACCATCAGGCTCCATTCCATCAGGCCCCTCATGGTCTTTTGAGCTGTGTAAGAAAAGAACGTACGTCAATTTACGATCATATTACCATCAAAAAGTAACTTTAGGGAATAATAACTACAATCTGATGAGATCAATTTTGAGCATTTGTAATCTATCTCTTGATAAACAACTGTCCAGTAATTACTTTGCAACCATGCCTGAAAGAGTGCCGTTTGAGCTATAGGTTGATCTAGTTGGAGACGACAGTGATGCTGCACAACTTATTGCATCCACCTCAAGcctgagctaacgttagctatcAATCAGCAACAACCCAATTGTCATCACCAGGATTTGGCAAATTACCAGAGACTAAACATTTAGCTAGTTGTGTAACTCAACTATCAATGTGAAAGCATTAGTCAACCCAATACAGTTTCATATTCCTTTCCGCCTAGAGTGCTGCCTAGGAGATGACGCAGTGCTGATCTGATCTCTCAAGCCATAAACAGGTTGTACTGGGATGATGAAAGTTAAAGTTTCAAGACAGTTTCAACCACTCAGGATGTTGCCCTCGAGGCAGAACTCGGGACTGCCCCCTCTCTAAGAGGGGCGTGGACACAACTAATCTGGATGACGTATTGCAAGTCTGATGCATCCAACCCCAGGAGGAACGACAAgccttaaaaaaacatttacatagtAGTAGTCGTGTGGTTCCATTAGGCCCATAAGTACTTTCCCCATCGTCTCTCATTAGGAAGAGTCTGTAAATTAGATATTTGTATGTTTCGGGCCTCCAGGTGTAAAATGCATCGTTATTTTCCTTTGTCCAAGGGAATGAGACAGCCTGGGAGACGACCTATAAATGCGCTTGCAGGCGCACGGATAACGAACTTTTTATTGGTTAATTTATGAGATACTAAGCACATTGAATAAATGAACGGGGCTCTGCTAGCAACGTTGCACCCAGTTTCCTTTCTACATCCACGGAAGCGTCTCGTCCAACCAAGAGTCCGGTGGACGCACGTGTCACATTCCACGAGTTGGGCTCAATTACCAGTACCTCCATAAATGACCGCTTATGTGAGCTGGAAAGGTTAAAGGTCCGCTCGTACGACCACTGATGGGGATTGACGTCAGTGTTTAACCAAACGCCAATATGTCGGGCCTGCGGGAGTTTTAGCTGCACTAGGCCGAGTGGTCGACAGGCCCGATGGCTACCGCCAGCCACCGGCTTCGACGCCATAAAGCAATTTAAGAATACAACCCAAGTTTCATTAACTCCATATAGAGTCGAGAAAGGAACCCAATCGAAAAGTCTCAAAACGTAATTAGTAAAAGCTGTTTAACGAGGCAGATAACGTCACGAGGCTAACGACCCGTTAGCTTCCCAGTGGCCCGCACAGCGGTTGAGGCCTAACTAACGTTCTTgagataaaatacataattcgACATCGGGCACCCAGCCTTTGCTTGCGCAGGTGCCCGTGCACATATACTTATGTTAGAAGGTAAAAAAAGTACCAGATGTACGATTGTTACCTGTTGTAATCAGCAGAATCGCTAGACATGATCCGTTCCCAACTTCAGCATGCGACTGGAAAGATCGCTGATGGCGAATCCAGCTGCTTTTATGCAGCCGGACTATTTTCACTGTCGAACTGAAAATGCTCAGTTTCGTTGACAATATCGTCTCACTTGACTGGCAACATTTTTTAATCACACTTAATTGTATTCGCTATCtgatttttacaaatatatataacaataaccTATACAAATGTGATAATTAATCCAGACTATATTTTTTAGCGGAAGGATATTGCAGTAATACGTAGTGCTTGGGCTGCTACAGCGTTTCCAATAGGACGCAACTTGTCATGACAAGGTTGCGCAACATCTTTGGAGAGAGGGTTCGTGTGAGGCCGATACTAGGGGAGTATCATACAGTATAATACAATTACAGTGAGATTAGGAACAATTACACATTGAAAGAGAACATCTACGTCCTCATCATCATGAAACCACACTTAATTGGAAGGAAGTTTAGAGGAATGCAGCAGTGAATGCAgtgttttgattatttatttatgtatacatattcTATTAGATTTAGGCAAGTTTGTGGAACATCAGATTGCAGTGAGTGAGCTAACTATGAACAACAGCTGCTTATCACAATTGAGGACTGTTTAATacattctttcttttaaagtaaGAGTCCCTCTCATTTGTGACTGCGGCATGTGTAATGAAAGAGGTGCAGCAGAGGCAAGATACACTTTTCACCAGTCTTTATACGGCACAATGTGGGAGAAAATTGTCACGTTTTCAGTCTTGACAACATACATTATATTGTAAacttgtaatatatatttttctcttcaGTTTACTGACCaacataatatactatacttttACTTAGTGACCAATTAAAATGACTaatgtctttctctttgttcttgtgttgCCCACGCCCTTCTCCCCCcttcatttttgtttgtgtgaaggtCTGCCTCTGAATTACTCAAGATCCAGACATTTAACCATGGCCTGTGTCTGCAGATTATATGCCACCCTCCCCCAATCTGAATGTACTCGAGTATTTCCTTCCTGCTCCTCTGGTTACATAGATATTTTGAAAGTTAACATTTGTATACAAAACATATGAGCACCTTATAGATTCAACAAACTGCAGTATTATCAGCTCCTCCTCGACAGCATGCTTCTTACACAGCAATACATTAGAATGAATCCACTAATATTGAATCTAATTTTCATGTATTCAATAATTAACATAACACTAACACCCCAAAAAGGGGCTAGTCTGCATAATATACATACAGCAGACCCTTATAGAGGACCttcaatgttgtgttgattttgACGGTCTATGTGGATAAATGCTCAGTGATATTGAGCACTAGAATCCTTTTTAAAGTCTTGGTACTGATTATCccttctctccctttccttcAGCGGGCCCAGTAATATGGCCTGGGCTTCGCAAGctgaagctctgctcctggttGGAGGAGAAGGTGCTGTTGCCGGGTGTGTATCTCTTCCCCATACCACGGAGCTCACATAGAGGTAACAGTATTACATGTAGACTGTTTCGTAACGAGTTAAAAGTTCCTTAACTGTAAGTAAAGCAGTATAATACCTCTTTCACCAAGTAGGGGCGTGACCAAGGAGTAGCTACCCCTGAAATCTGATTGGCCACATAGGTGCCTGCTGATTACAATGATTTGCTATCTGCCCTATCACAAGTAAGACCAGAGTTTAAACAGAGCAATGTAAGAAACTGAGAGAGAAAATGCCACATTTATAAGTAAGTTCAATTATATGTTTTCCTCCCTGTCTGCCTATAGTGTATTGTGGATAAAGAGCTGATAGTGTTGCCATAGATATTCAAGAGATATCTTTACTGAAAACAGTCAGTTGCAAACTTGGGTCAACCCAGTTTAAAAGCGTGGACAAGCCCCTGACCTCACTGTACAGGTCTGGAACATAGACCAGTTTCCATGGCCAAATTAATCTTAGATCTTTCTATATATTCCATATATACACTGCAACACTGTCAAATAAGAGCAGTTTTGTGTCTTGCAGTAATCCGTACAGGGTATGTTTAACCTTTATTACAGAACAATGTTAGTGTACATagagagtttatttatttatttaaaatgtcttcttttaggaagacaaacaataataaaagtacattttcgTCAGTTCTGACACCAAAGCAGAACAGTGGTGTGTACTTTGACTCTAATGCACAATGGTGTAGTAGTTGGAGAAGAGTTCCTCGCCTGCTGTAATGTCTCTGAGTGATACAAGGACAACACAGCGTAGAGGCCTCTGTGTGTCATGGCTGTAGTTGACATTAGGCAGATACTGGCAGAGCTGGGTGGGGAAATTGTCCGGTACGTCGTATTCCTGGTAGCACACGTTAGCAGGCGTCTCGTCGGAGCAGTTGTTCACATACTGACCAACAGCAAGTGGGTTTTGTGGACTGGATGTCAGCCAGCTGGTGTCACTCATCACAAAAGGCCCCATTCTGTCCCTGCCACTGCATGACTTGAACACCATTTTGGAGATGCCTTTGTCATTTCCATCAATCAAGACACCGTCAATACACCTGAATATAAACGGGTTTTTGATGGACTGGAGAAGAATTGGCTCATAGGCTTGATAGACTGTGCCAGGGTACATCGCCACTGCAGCTCCTTTGGAGACACATCCTTTGGTGACAAACACTCCAGTGCCTGCAGAGGGTAAAGAACTCGGTTTCCGATCAAGGCAGAATCCCAGAGACTGTAACATGGCATCCTCTCCACACACTGCAATACCCCCACACTGGTCTTCTTCACTTGTTATTTGCCCGAGGAAGCGAGCTTGAACAACTAGGAGCTCCCCATGATCCGCCCCACGGCTCCCGAGCAGGACTCTGAAGAGCTGCAGCAGGCTCTTGGAAACCTCCTCATCCGGGACGAGTTTGTCTTTCGAGCGCTCGGTCACTTGCCGCAAAGTTTTCTCATTTTTAGACAGGTTCAGTAGCACCCAAGGTACAAACCTGTGTCTGTAGGATTTCCATTTGTTGTGAAATcttttaaaagcagttctaAACATCCAGATCGACGTCTGGCAGGTGGGACATCGAGGAAAGAGCTTATTTTCTTGTATTATAGAGTCACTTCCGACGTGTTGCTCctaaataaaagcacatttttatCGGAATTCGTCAATATTTAATAACATGTTATTTCACTGAACGGTAAGTGTGTACATTGTTTTCAGTAATGACTAGAAAATTGAAGGAACAAAATCCCTTTAACAACT
This Cyclopterus lumpus isolate fCycLum1 chromosome 17, fCycLum1.pri, whole genome shotgun sequence DNA region includes the following protein-coding sequences:
- the b3gnt5b gene encoding lactosylceramide 1,3-N-acetyl-beta-D-glucosaminyltransferase B, with amino-acid sequence MFVNFRRIRKCQCVQLMTTCLVLSVVMVCWESLDNNVVSHIKSYSFRYLVNRFTYINKSLTIPREQARSFSNFRYLLDHSDKCAGQDVLLLLFVKTSPENIERRSAIRSTWGNETYIRNALGVTVKVVFALGTPPATVDVQELLIHEDRLSGDLIQQDFLDSFHNLTLKLILQFHWTHIRCAHARFLMTADDDIFVHMPNLVSYLQDMSSRGVTDFWVGRVHRGAPPIRSKDSKYYVPFEMYQWPSYPDYTAGAGYVVSRDVADKIYQATLTLNASLYIDDVFMGICANAVGVSPQEHIYFSGEGKAPYHICIYDRMMTSHGHVEDIYDLWTAATHPQVKQETSGLIGRLYCTAVKVSLLCKPYYFNTYPCKAAFL
- the setd9 gene encoding SET domain-containing protein 9 isoform X2; its protein translation is MYPGTVYQAYEPILLQSIKNPFIFRCIDGVLIDGNDKGISKMVFKSCSGRDRMGPFVMSDTSWLTSSPQNPLAVGQYVNNCSDETPANVCYQEYDVPDNFPTQLCQYLPNVNYSHDTQRPLRCVVLVSLRDITAGEELFSNYYTIVH
- the eif4a2 gene encoding eukaryotic initiation factor 4A-II, with translation MSSDSADYNSSKDHEGPDGMEPDGIIESNWNEITDNFDDMSLKETLLRGIYAYGFEKPSAIQQRAIIPCIKGYDVIAQAQSGTGKTATFAISILQQLDLEMKETQALVLAPTRELAQQIQKVILALGDYMGAACHACIGGTDLRTEIQKLQAEAPHIVVGTPGRVFDMLNRGHLSAKFIKMFVLDEADEMLSRGFKDQIYEIFQKQSTNIQVVLLSATMPAEVLEVTKKFMREPIRILVKKEELTLEGIKQFYINVEREEWKLDTLCDLYETLTITQAVIFLNTRRKVDWLTEKMHARDFTVSALHGDMEQKERDVIMREFRSGSSRVLITTDLLARGIDVQQVSLVINYDLPTNRENYIHRIGRGGRFGRKGVAINFVTEDDKRILRDIETFYNTTVEEMPMNVADLI
- the setd9 gene encoding SET domain-containing protein 9 isoform X1, with the translated sequence MFRTAFKRFHNKWKSYRHRFVPWVLLNLSKNEKTLRQVTERSKDKLVPDEEVSKSLLQLFRVLLGSRGADHGELLVVQARFLGQITSEEDQCGGIAVCGEDAMLQSLGFCLDRKPSSLPSAGTGVFVTKGCVSKGAAVAMYPGTVYQAYEPILLQSIKNPFIFRCIDGVLIDGNDKGISKMVFKSCSGRDRMGPFVMSDTSWLTSSPQNPLAVGQYVNNCSDETPANVCYQEYDVPDNFPTQLCQYLPNVNYSHDTQRPLRCVVLVSLRDITAGEELFSNYYTIVH